In Hasllibacter sp. MH4015, the following proteins share a genomic window:
- a CDS encoding DUF4440 domain-containing protein, translating into MDMQELWTMEEKFWLDGPDFYGEAMAADARMVFPAPVGILEGNAILEGLRNAPRWDEVAFENRTETGTDDVAVLAYEATGSREGEEPYVAFCMSTYIRDGAAWKLLAHQQTPKG; encoded by the coding sequence ATGGATATGCAAGAGCTTTGGACGATGGAGGAGAAGTTCTGGCTGGATGGCCCGGATTTCTACGGCGAGGCCATGGCGGCCGATGCGCGCATGGTGTTTCCGGCACCCGTGGGCATCCTGGAGGGCAACGCGATCTTGGAGGGTTTGCGCAACGCGCCGCGTTGGGACGAGGTCGCGTTCGAGAATCGCACGGAAACCGGCACCGATGACGTCGCCGTCCTTGCCTATGAAGCGACGGGATCGCGCGAAGGGGAGGAGCCTTACGTCGCGTTTTGCATGAGCACCTACATTCGCGACGGTGCGGCGTGGAAGTTGCTTGCCCATCAGCAGACGCCGAAGGGCTAG
- a CDS encoding NTP transferase domain-containing protein yields MSDALIVLLAAGASMRMKGKDKLLEEVDGEPLLRLMADRCAKAGATRVVLGPGQGARRAALDNADVDIVEAKGDDGMAASIRAGVAGLTDQAVMIVLADMPEITASDLHLLLGMHGQGLAPILQAASKDGQPGQPVVFAPKYLKSLGRLHGDEGARSILKAHSRDVALIPLQDHRALVDLDTPEDWAAWRAGRGA; encoded by the coding sequence ATGAGCGACGCACTGATCGTGCTTCTGGCCGCCGGTGCCTCGATGCGGATGAAGGGCAAGGACAAGCTGTTGGAAGAGGTGGACGGCGAACCCCTTCTGCGCCTGATGGCCGACCGCTGCGCCAAGGCGGGGGCCACACGCGTCGTTCTGGGGCCGGGCCAAGGCGCGCGCCGCGCCGCTTTGGACAATGCGGATGTCGACATCGTGGAAGCGAAAGGGGACGACGGCATGGCCGCGTCGATCCGCGCGGGCGTGGCGGGGCTCACGGATCAGGCGGTGATGATCGTGCTGGCCGACATGCCCGAGATCACGGCGTCGGACCTGCACCTGCTTCTCGGCATGCACGGGCAGGGTCTGGCCCCGATCCTGCAAGCCGCAAGCAAGGACGGGCAGCCGGGCCAGCCCGTGGTGTTCGCCCCGAAATACCTCAAATCGCTTGGTAGGCTCCACGGCGACGAAGGGGCGCGATCCATCCTGAAAGCGCATTCCCGCGACGTGGCCCTGATCCCCCTGCAAGACCACCGTGCGCTGGTCGACCTCGACACGCCGGAAGACTGGGCGGCGTGGCGCGCGGGGCGCGGCGCCTGA